The Solanum lycopersicum chromosome 6, SLM_r2.1 genome has a window encoding:
- the LOC101265243 gene encoding auxin-responsive protein SAUR71 — MMLSKSKSWHGSSKTKSPVVLAPQGCFCVYVGPEKEKFTIKAKYANHPLFKMLLEDAEMEYGYCSQGPILLPCDVNLFHKVLGQMDSEREINGPGCGLASCSPFSPARVLGHGEMGKGYGSYGLLTTPRMLKLNSSNF, encoded by the coding sequence ATGATGTTGTCCAAGAGCAAATCATGGCATGGTAGTAGCAAAACAAAGAGTCCAGTAGTACTAGCACCGCAAGGTTGTTTTTGTGTATATGTTGGGCCAGAGAAAGAGAAGTTTACAATCAAGGCCAAATATGCAAACCATCCATTGTTCAAGATGTTGCTTGAAGATGCTGAAATGGAATATGGTTATTGTAGCCAAGGACCTATTTTGCTACCTTGTGATGTTAATCTTTTTCACAAAGTATTGGGCCAGATGGATAGTGAGAGAGAGATTAATGGACCTGGGTGTGGGCTTGCTTCATGTAGCCCATTTAGTCCAGCTAGGGTCTTGGGACATGGAGAAATGGGCAAGGGTTATGGCTCTTATGGGCTTCTCACTACACCAAGAATGCTCAAGCTCAACAGTTCTAACTTCTAA